In Acropora palmata chromosome 7, jaAcrPala1.3, whole genome shotgun sequence, one genomic interval encodes:
- the LOC141886581 gene encoding dermatan-sulfate epimerase-like protein — translation MFVVHFITLILNLVLISHEQAIHPDLFLSPDDVNRLRQQATTTHRKIFARLATAAEDMKAKPSKYLPSRDWEKFASRWNEDHGNNFGALAMYCLINHTDLQAREVAFQFFDNFVSLPNWRVKASMVDDVPVAHSLVAMATAYDFLYQFLHVDLRGKALAKIANVTKELYERSFHISWGSQYIQNHVATNYVAMLIGALAVEQEIGEAKIWKLRAHLMLQRTMFLLNLVTDGSLEEGVAYGSYTTRSLTQYIFLAKRHLGIDLTDNAWLREHFWFLYRTILPGFTETVGIADSNLNWFYGPESQLVFLDNYVMRNGYGNWLVAEIQRKRLEDSNLRGTSAHRFCTLHTEYIFYDSSIPEVEPPNASIPQLHVFSDWGVVTYGGGALEKDGRKHTFLSFKTSVLHGRAINAIFRQKAFSWIEGSRNFNPGHEHPDQGSFVFAPQGVPFITEALYGPKYTWLNNALMFGPPSVETCSRFQEGQIGDCNHWLQYKADDTWLADAELMAASEKDGVVFASGEYSGWYRSSLGLKSVYRVVMLLNSGVLLVVDHIETRENSSTRYVSAFFHNRKAPFILENTRYGETIASITLDGRAHYVAWFNGYQGNSRVESQGTQYNAEAGMRETHFLNITTALAPKQTRLAYLFIAPGNDVTTPQLKEQETGVKVYLKINGLPHWLSIATNIEKRYKFLGFDGLAKIKIHTKPTIAFGRTGQVEHLSERHVSALLASEVYLGLLAWVFGISAFLCVQRCRRRWMGWNPRMCAIFFIGGMIIVCLFIK, via the coding sequence ATGTTTGTTGTACACTTCATCACTCTGATCTTAAACTTGGTTCTAATTTCACATGAGCAAGCAATTCATCCGGACCTCTTCTTATCGCCGGATGACGTAAATCGTTTACGACAACAGGCGACGACGACCCACCGGAAAATCTTCGCACGCTTAGCGACAGCTGCCGAAGACATGAAAGCAAAACCTTCGAAATATCTTCCGTCAAGAGATTGGGAAAAATTCGCGAGTAGATGGAATGAAGATCACGGAAATAATTTCGGAGCTTTGGCGATGTACTGTTTGATAAATCACACCGACTTACAAGCTAGAGAGGTTGCTTTCcaattttttgacaatttcgTCTCTTTGCCAAATTGGCGCGTAAAAGCCAGCATGGTAGACGACGTCCCTGTGGCACACAGCCtggttgccatggcaacggcTTACGATTTTCTTTACCAGTTCCTCCATGTTGATCTGCGCGGAAAAGCACTTGCGAAGATAGCGAACGTTACCAAAGAATTATACGAAAGGTCATTTCATATTTCCTGGGGCTCACAGTACATTCAAAATCACGTTGCTACGAACTACGTGGCTATGCTTATTGGAGCGTTGGCGGTAGAGCAAGAGATTGGAGAAGCTAAGATCTGGAAGTTAAGAGCTCATCTCATGTTACAACGAACCATGTTTCTTTTGAATCTTGTCACGGACGGCTCTTTAGAAGAAGGAGTCGCGTACGGCTCTTACACCACAAGATCTCTGACTCAATATATTTTCCTTGCTAAGCGCCACCTCGGCATTGATTTGACAGACAACGCCTGGCTGAGGGAACATTTCTGGTTTCTATACCGTACGATTCTTCCAGGATTCACAGAGACGGTCGGCATTGCCGATTCGAACTTGAATTGGTTTTACGGACCCGAAAGTCAACTAGTCTTCTTAGATAACTACGTCATGAGAAATGGCTACGGGAATTGGCTTGTCGCTGAGATTCAAAGAAAGCGATTGGAAGATTCCAATTTGAGAGGTACGTCAGCGCATCGCTTCTGTACGCTCCATACTGAATACATCTTTTACGACTCTAGCATTCCAGAAGTTGAACCGCCAAACGCCTCAATTCCCCAACTTCACGTTTTCTCAGACTGGGGCGTCGTGACATACGGAGGCGGGGCGTTAGAAAAAGACGGACGAAAGCATACGTTTCTATCGTTTAAGACAAGCGTATTGCACGGAAGAGCAATAAACGCCATTTTCCGACAAAAAGCTTTTTCGTGGATCGAAGGATCGAGGAATTTCAACCCAGGCCATGAGCATCCAGACCAAGGATCCTTTGTGTTTGCCCCACAAGGTGTCCCTTTCATCACGGAGGCCCTCTATGGCCCAAAATACACTTGGCTGAATAATGCACTGATGTTTGGTCCCCCATCGGTTGAAACTTGTTCGAGGTTTCAAGAAGGCCAAATTGGAGACTGCAACCATTGGCTGCAGTATAAGGCTGATGATACGTGGCTGGCTGATGCAGAGCTCATGGCTGCCTCGGAGAAAGACGGAGTTGTGTTTGCCAGTGGCGAGTATTCGGGATGGTACAGATCTTCCTTGGGTCTGAAAAGCGTTTATAGAGTAGTAATGTTGTTAAACTCTGGAGTTCTACTGGTAGTCGACCACATTGAGACCCGTGAAAATAGTTCGACGCGTTATGTGAGTGCGTTTTTCCATAACAGAAAGGCTCCTTTCATCTTGGAAAATACTCGATATGGAGAGACAATCGCTTCTATTACGCTAGATGGCCGAGCTCATTACGTCGCCTGGTTCAACGGTTACCAAGGAAACAGCAGAGTCGAATCACAGGGAACCCAGTACAACGCAGAGGCCGGGATGCGAGAAACCCACTTCTTAAACATAACAACAGCTTTGGCTCCCAAACAAACTAGATTAGCTTATTTGTTTATCGCACCTGGAAATGACGTCACAACACCTCAGTTGAAAGAACAGGAAACCGGAGTGAAGGTATATTTAAAAATCAACGGCCTTCCACATTGGCTATCAATCGCcacaaacattgaaaaacGATACAAATTTCTCGGTTTCGATGGACTTGCAAAGATTAAAATTCATACTAAGCCAACGATAGCATTTGGAAGAACAGGACAGGTCGAACACCTCTCCGAAAGACATGTTTCCGCATTGCTTGCTTCGGAGGTTTATCTCGGCCTTTTAGCTTGGGTTTTTGGAATCAGTGCTTTTCTTTGCGTCCAACGATGTCGTCGACGTTGGATGGGCTGGAATCCGCGAATGTGCGCCATATTTTTCATTGGTGGAATGATAATTGTATGCCTATTCATCAAATGA
- the LOC141886588 gene encoding uncharacterized protein LOC141886588 codes for MTATSILCILAFLSCAFICATGHPYRQLSDSEDEVDKFRGFVVGRLPIADDLEEFKADYETDDLDFDEGEGNGDLDYHSFTKNKRTPNSVTYASYQNNAGYYLIEGPNHTVFGTPDMSICNKRGVFQFGKTKGVPFVKNVASGWYLAIDDNGRVYMTPTKSSDTKIRHLVTSTYKAFLYRITSNRTRFFLDISPQSSTVPRARLSDTSTFRIQMSKTC; via the exons ATGACGGCCACATCG ATTCTCTGCATCCTTGCTTTTCTTTCCTGTGCCTTCATCTGCGCGACCGGCCATCCGTATCGACAACTATCGGATTCCGAAGATGAAGTCGACAAGTTCCGAGGCTTTGTTGTTGGTCGCTTACCAATCGCCGACGATTTAGAAGAGTTCAAAGCTGACTACGAAACAGACGACCTGGACTTTGACGAAGGGGAGGGGAATGGCGACCTGGACTACCACTCTTTTACAAAGAACAAGAGAACTCCGAACTCG GTAACCTACGCCTCCTATCAAAACAATGCTGGATATTACTTGATTGAAGGCCCTAATCACACTGTCTTTGGAACACCAGACATGTCAATCTGCAATAAGAGAG gGGTATTTCAATTTGGAAAGACCAAAGGAGTCCCCTTTGTCAAGAATGTGGCTTCCGGCTGGTACCTTGCCATCGACGACAACGGTCGAGTCTATATGACG CCGACCAAAAGTTCGGATACCAAAATCCGTCACTTGGTTACCTCAACCTATAAAGCCTTCTTATACCGCATTACCTCCAACAGAACAAGATTCTTCTTGGACATCTCCCCACAAAGCTCCACTGTGCCACGTGCACGCTTGAGTGATACGTCAACATTCCGTATTCAAATGAGTAAAACGTGTTAG
- the LOC141886587 gene encoding carbohydrate sulfotransferase 11-like has protein sequence MVCLKNTPITRFCIIYIASIFLAGVFFICGPARDSFSAFSAKYKEPIHRKSYLDIDQSNVADIETIDDYADPERRQREIQQNVRTHCQRYGQNSTFPDLRNFYVVDSPPLLYCLMPKSASRQWRGLLSKIGPRKRLSMSQLDAKDIEQYFSKSFKFMFVREPFERLLSSYKDKFVARRTFDRPLLKYYGAKILLRFRPNVTNKSLESLDDITFPEFVEYIIKDGVNEGFDRHWNHYIDQCNPCLIKYDFIGRYEYLAEDGNYMLRKAGEDRIRFPKEKPFDTREELLSYYSQIPLDWILDLGRIYRSNFEMFGYSFPGSLQPIFQNAVLPSHRDFPYNDNYQKT, from the exons ATGGTTTGCCTCAAGAACACTCCCATCACACGCTTCTGCATAATTTACATCGCCTCAATATTTCTCGCTGgcgtttttttcatttgtgggCCGGCAAGAGATTCTTTCAGTGCATTCTCCGCAAAATATAAAG aACCTATCCACAGGAAAAGTTACCTGGATATCGACCAAAGTAATGTTGCAGATATCGAG ACAATCGATGATTACGCTGACCCAGAGAGAAGACAACGCGAGATCCAACAAAATGTCAGGACGCACTGTCAAAGATATGGCCAAAATTCAACATTTCCAGACTTGCGAAATTTTTACGTTGTCGATTCACCTCCTCTGCTTTATTGCTTAATGCCAAAATCGGCATCTCGACAATGGCGCGGGTTGCTTTCGAAAATAGGGCCAAGAAAACGATTATCAATGTCCCAACTCGATGCTAAGGACATTGAGCAATACTTCTCAAAGTCGTTCAAATTTATGTTTGTTCGCGAACCATTCGAACGGTTGCTATCCTCTTACAAAGACAAATTCGTGGCTCGAAGAACTTTTGATCGGCCCCTCCTGAAGTACTACGGCGCGAAAATTCTCCTCCGTTTTCGTCCCAACGTGACAAACAAGTCCCTAGAGAGTCTCGACGACATTACCTTCCCCGAATTCGTGGAGTACATCATAAAAGACGGAGTTAACGAAGGATTCGACAGACATTGGAATCATTACATTGACCAGTGCAATCCATGTCTCATCAAATACGACTTCATAGGTCGGTACGAATATTTAGCCGAAGACGGAAACTATATGTTACGAAAAGCTGGCGAAGACCGTATTCGTTTTCCGAAAGAGAAGCCATTTGACACTAGAGAGGAGTTACTAAGTTATTATTCGCAAATTCCTTTGGACTGGATTTTAGATTTAGGTCGCATATATCGTagtaattttgaaatgtttggcTATTCTTTTCCTGGTTCGCTTCAACCTATATTTCAAAATGCAGTACTGCCCAGCCACCGGGATTTTCCCTATAACGATAATTATCAGAAAACTTGA